A single Planctomycetaceae bacterium DNA region contains:
- a CDS encoding TVP38/TMEM64 family protein, whose amino-acid sequence MLNSSESNSLPSESDGKATAKIRANTGRLKIPLLIFVVTAIVSGIWFLGEELTLKKLASREAEFRQFQANHPALVFVAAFSVYATVAGLSLPVTSAMTLFFAWLFGFWPGMLVVSFGSTAGATIAFLLSRYLLRDAVSRRFGDRLKAFNESLKKEGPFYLFTLRLIPAVPFFVINAVMGLTSLRARTFWWVSQLGMLPGTAVYVYAGASVPALQTLADQGLRAIFTPRQLTQILMALVLLGTSPLLVRLLIRRFSRPAVRP is encoded by the coding sequence ATGCTGAATTCTTCGGAGTCGAATTCATTGCCGTCTGAAAGCGACGGGAAGGCTACCGCGAAGATTCGCGCGAACACCGGGCGATTGAAGATTCCGTTATTGATCTTTGTCGTTACCGCTATCGTCAGTGGCATCTGGTTTCTGGGAGAGGAACTAACCCTGAAGAAGCTGGCGTCGCGTGAAGCGGAGTTTCGACAGTTTCAGGCCAATCATCCGGCTTTGGTTTTTGTGGCGGCATTTTCTGTCTACGCAACAGTGGCCGGGCTGTCTCTGCCCGTCACGTCGGCAATGACATTGTTTTTTGCGTGGCTGTTCGGGTTTTGGCCCGGCATGCTGGTTGTCAGTTTCGGATCCACGGCCGGTGCAACGATTGCCTTTCTGCTCAGCCGTTACCTGCTTCGGGATGCTGTTTCCCGGCGTTTCGGTGATCGGCTGAAAGCTTTCAACGAATCGCTCAAAAAAGAGGGCCCGTTTTATCTGTTCACTTTGCGACTGATTCCGGCGGTTCCCTTTTTCGTAATCAATGCTGTTATGGGGCTGACATCGCTGCGAGCTCGCACGTTTTGGTGGGTCAGTCAGTTGGGGATGCTTCCGGGGACGGCCGTTTATGTATATGCCGGAGCCAGCGTTCCGGCGCTGCAAACTCTGGCTGATCAGGGTCTAAGAGCAATCTTCACACCCCGCCAGTTGACACAAATCCTGATGGCATTGGTCCTTCTGGGGACATCTCCCCTTCTTGTTCGACTCCTGATCCGCAGATTTTCACGGCCCGCCGTTCGGCCGTAA
- a CDS encoding mercuric reductase, whose amino-acid sequence MTSPASLLPRDEFDLQLEANVRPRDWKNPVPSGRYHLVVIGAGTAGLVTAAGAAGLGARVALIERGLMGGDCLNSGCVPSKAILSAARAAASVRRAGEFGIDVPKDVPVDFVSTMQRMRRLRAGISPHDSAQRFRDLGVDVFFGDARFVSSDTVEVDGTHLNYKRAVIATGGRAAIPPIPGLETTRYLTNETLFSLTELPHRLGVIGAGPIGCEMAQAFARLGSDVILVHAEHGIMPREDRDATRILQASMGRDGIRLAGCGKDLRIRNENGPVLSVDSVHTRYAHSVDELLISAGRIPNIENLNLDAVGVEHHQKGVVVNDRMQTTNPMIYAAGDVCSSYQFTHAADFMARIVIQNALFRGRKKLSSLVIPWCTYTSPEIAHVGLSELQAKEQNVEIDVYIQKFSDVDRAVLDGEDEGFVKVLARKGTDQIVGATIVASHAGDMISEITLAMTHGLGLAKIGNTIHPYPTQADAIRKLGDQYSRTRLTPFVKLLFRKWLSWTR is encoded by the coding sequence GTGACATCGCCCGCCTCTTTGTTGCCTCGCGACGAATTTGACCTGCAGCTGGAAGCGAATGTGCGTCCCCGTGACTGGAAGAACCCAGTACCTTCGGGGCGTTATCATCTTGTGGTTATCGGCGCAGGGACGGCGGGACTGGTGACGGCTGCCGGAGCGGCAGGGTTGGGGGCCAGGGTTGCGTTGATCGAACGCGGACTGATGGGTGGTGACTGTCTGAATTCAGGCTGTGTGCCGTCGAAAGCAATCCTGAGTGCGGCGCGAGCTGCTGCCTCAGTCCGCAGGGCCGGTGAATTCGGAATTGACGTTCCGAAAGATGTTCCTGTCGATTTTGTGTCCACCATGCAGCGAATGCGACGGTTGCGGGCCGGAATCAGTCCCCATGATTCGGCTCAGCGTTTTCGCGATCTGGGGGTCGATGTGTTCTTCGGGGACGCTCGATTCGTCAGCTCAGACACGGTTGAGGTTGACGGTACTCATCTGAATTACAAGCGAGCCGTGATTGCCACCGGTGGCCGGGCCGCGATACCGCCCATTCCCGGTCTGGAGACCACCCGGTATCTGACGAACGAAACCCTGTTTTCACTGACGGAACTGCCACACCGTCTGGGAGTCATTGGTGCCGGGCCCATCGGTTGCGAGATGGCTCAGGCCTTTGCCCGCCTTGGTTCCGATGTCATTCTTGTGCACGCGGAACATGGGATTATGCCGCGTGAAGATCGTGACGCGACCCGCATTTTGCAGGCGTCGATGGGACGAGATGGAATCCGACTGGCTGGTTGCGGAAAGGATCTGCGAATCCGCAATGAAAACGGACCAGTCCTGAGCGTCGATTCGGTTCACACAAGATACGCACATTCGGTGGATGAATTGCTGATCTCTGCAGGACGAATACCGAATATCGAAAACCTGAATCTGGATGCCGTTGGTGTCGAGCATCACCAGAAAGGAGTGGTCGTTAACGACCGAATGCAGACAACGAACCCGATGATTTACGCGGCGGGCGACGTATGTTCGTCGTATCAATTCACCCATGCCGCCGACTTTATGGCTCGGATTGTTATTCAGAACGCATTGTTCAGGGGGCGGAAGAAATTGTCATCGCTGGTCATCCCATGGTGCACTTACACCAGCCCCGAAATTGCTCATGTCGGATTATCTGAACTTCAGGCTAAAGAACAGAATGTTGAAATCGATGTCTACATTCAGAAGTTCAGCGATGTCGATCGAGCTGTTCTGGACGGCGAAGACGAGGGCTTTGTGAAAGTACTTGCAAGAAAAGGAACAGATCAGATCGTTGGGGCTACGATTGTTGCTTCGCACGCCGGCGACATGATTTCCGAGATCACGCTCGCAATGACTCACGGCCTTGGGCTGGCAAAAATCGGCAACACGATCCACCCCTACCCCACGCAGGCCGATGCTATTCGCAAACTTGGCGACCAGTACAGCCGAACTCGCCTGACTCCCTTTGTCAAATTGCTCTTTCGGAAATGGCTCAGCTGGACGCGCTGA
- a CDS encoding DUF1593 domain-containing protein: MRFDRLRLLFISVCFLLIPVAATQLSGSVADATEPRLRLIVETDAGGDPDDEQSLVRLLLYANQFNIEGIIANRPKAREGENRNPVRDGLGIVRAHINAYGKCYPNLLRHDDGFPEPDLLLSRTVAGYDDVDHGVQLIIRAVDADDPEPVWFSNWGTDNGAAESCLKRALDRVLRERGRDGYEKFKSRLRLSSADKFGEHTTNVAPPFPFWLNASHPPRDGKRWYHRFSALTATAGGFDIERDVRQDHGPLGQLYPVNTGLRQKEGDTMMFLYLLPTGMNDPLEPTWGSWGGRYGHNEGFPGKDYYWANQTDKWNGTTNRDNTVLRWAAALQNDFAARMDWCVADSFTKANHAPMATLNTDQSKRILQLHAKTGERVTFSAAGSIDPDGNSISVHWYVYPEPGSFRGQVILSSDNGTQTSFMAPSVDSMQTIHIVMEVIDNGIPALSSYRRAVVTVAP, from the coding sequence ATGCGTTTTGATCGATTGCGTCTGCTGTTCATCTCTGTCTGCTTTCTTCTGATCCCGGTGGCCGCAACACAGTTGTCAGGCAGCGTAGCCGATGCCACCGAACCTCGGCTTCGACTGATCGTCGAAACAGATGCGGGAGGCGATCCGGATGACGAACAGTCACTTGTCCGACTGCTGCTCTACGCCAATCAATTCAACATCGAAGGCATCATTGCGAATCGTCCTAAGGCGAGAGAAGGTGAAAACAGGAATCCTGTACGTGATGGCCTCGGCATTGTCCGTGCCCACATCAATGCGTACGGAAAATGCTATCCAAACCTTTTGCGCCACGACGATGGATTCCCCGAACCGGATCTGCTGCTGAGTCGAACCGTTGCCGGGTATGACGACGTGGACCATGGCGTGCAGCTGATTATCCGGGCTGTCGATGCAGATGACCCGGAACCCGTCTGGTTTAGTAACTGGGGCACCGATAACGGAGCGGCGGAAAGTTGCCTGAAGCGGGCCCTGGATCGTGTGCTCCGTGAACGTGGCCGCGATGGCTATGAAAAATTCAAGAGCCGACTCAGACTTAGTTCTGCAGATAAGTTCGGTGAACATACGACGAATGTTGCACCGCCGTTTCCCTTCTGGCTCAACGCGTCTCACCCGCCCCGCGATGGCAAACGGTGGTACCATCGTTTTTCAGCTCTGACTGCCACAGCCGGTGGCTTCGATATCGAACGCGATGTGCGTCAGGACCATGGGCCACTGGGCCAACTCTATCCGGTTAATACCGGACTCAGGCAGAAGGAGGGAGACACCATGATGTTCCTGTATCTGCTGCCAACGGGAATGAATGATCCGCTGGAACCGACGTGGGGAAGCTGGGGCGGTCGCTACGGGCACAACGAAGGATTTCCGGGGAAAGACTATTACTGGGCCAACCAGACCGATAAATGGAATGGTACCACCAACCGAGACAACACCGTCCTGCGCTGGGCTGCCGCTTTGCAGAATGACTTTGCCGCTCGCATGGACTGGTGTGTCGCAGATTCATTCACAAAGGCAAACCATGCCCCGATGGCGACGCTCAATACCGATCAGTCGAAACGTATTCTTCAATTACACGCAAAGACTGGTGAAAGGGTTACGTTTTCTGCCGCCGGCTCAATTGACCCGGATGGAAATTCGATCTCTGTCCACTGGTATGTTTACCCGGAACCAGGCTCATTTCGCGGTCAGGTGATCCTGAGTTCAGACAATGGAACGCAAACCAGTTTCATGGCGCCGTCCGTGGACAGCATGCAAACCATCCACATCGTCATGGAAGTGATCGACAACGGGATTCCGGCTCTTTCCAGCTACCGTCGCGCGGTGGTAACAGTTGCTCCCTGA
- a CDS encoding DUF1501 domain-containing protein produces the protein MASADSTRRNFLSHASLGVARIAAVDLFVRDGTVQGDSPGTKGLHHPAKAKHVIHIFLGGGLSQVDSFDYKPNLEKYHNKELPREFGTADPFMGKAGRLHKSHYPFRQRGESGLWMSELFPQLNEVADELTVINSMVAETANHIPGIFQANTGFRQMGFPAMGSWLSYGLGNLSDNLPSFVVLPDVRGIPNAAGGSFNWSSGFLPAEHQGVPFNTRGGPPILDLQPASGLDADAQRERLELLAQLNTRHLEQHVHQDLLTARIRSYELAARMQAEIPEAMDFSSEPKHIRKLYGLDRKECRDTARNCLAARRLIERGVRTVQLWTGDGVSWDAHGDITGNGYKSHTGEALRIDRPVAGLIRDLRQRNLLDSTIVMITTEFGRTPYAQAAKGTLSKGRDHHPEGFTNVLAGGGLKPGFAFGATDEIGYTAIENPVTTYDLHATVLHLLGIDHERLTFYHNGIQRRLTNVHGHVVKEILV, from the coding sequence ATGGCCTCGGCTGATTCAACGCGCAGAAACTTTCTGTCCCATGCTTCCCTCGGCGTCGCACGCATCGCGGCGGTCGATTTGTTCGTGCGAGACGGAACGGTACAGGGCGATTCGCCTGGCACGAAAGGGTTGCACCATCCGGCAAAGGCAAAACATGTCATTCATATCTTCCTGGGGGGCGGTTTGAGTCAGGTCGATTCGTTCGACTACAAGCCAAACCTCGAAAAGTATCATAACAAAGAGCTGCCCAGGGAATTCGGCACAGCAGACCCGTTCATGGGTAAAGCGGGCCGACTTCACAAGTCGCATTACCCCTTCAGGCAGCGGGGCGAAAGCGGCTTGTGGATGTCAGAACTGTTTCCGCAACTGAACGAGGTTGCCGATGAGCTGACTGTCATCAATTCCATGGTCGCGGAAACGGCGAACCATATTCCGGGTATCTTTCAGGCCAACACTGGCTTTCGACAAATGGGATTCCCGGCGATGGGCTCATGGCTATCCTATGGGCTGGGTAATCTGAGCGACAACCTGCCGAGTTTTGTCGTGTTGCCGGATGTCCGAGGCATTCCTAATGCGGCTGGCGGTTCATTCAACTGGAGCAGTGGCTTTCTGCCCGCCGAGCACCAGGGAGTTCCGTTCAATACCAGAGGTGGTCCCCCAATTCTCGATCTCCAGCCAGCCAGTGGACTGGACGCCGACGCACAGCGCGAGCGACTGGAGTTGCTGGCTCAGCTAAACACCCGGCACCTGGAACAGCACGTCCATCAGGATCTGCTGACCGCTCGTATTCGCAGCTACGAACTGGCAGCCAGAATGCAGGCAGAAATCCCCGAAGCCATGGACTTCAGTAGCGAACCGAAGCATATCCGAAAACTCTACGGACTTGACCGTAAAGAGTGCCGTGATACCGCCCGCAATTGCCTGGCAGCCAGACGCTTGATCGAACGTGGTGTACGAACCGTGCAGTTGTGGACCGGCGATGGCGTTTCGTGGGATGCTCACGGCGATATCACTGGAAACGGTTACAAGAGCCACACCGGAGAAGCCCTGCGGATTGATCGTCCCGTTGCCGGACTGATTCGAGATCTGCGTCAACGCAACCTGCTGGATTCCACGATCGTCATGATCACGACCGAGTTCGGTCGCACACCGTACGCTCAGGCGGCCAAAGGTACCCTTAGCAAAGGACGGGATCATCATCCCGAAGGATTCACAAACGTGCTTGCCGGTGGTGGACTGAAACCCGGATTCGCTTTCGGCGCGACGGATGAAATCGGCTACACGGCCATCGAAAACCCTGTCACGACTTACGACCTGCACGCCACTGTGCTGCATCTTCTTGGCATTGATCACGAGCGATTGACATTCTATCACAACGGAATTCAACGCCGCCTGACAAATGTGCACGGGCATGTCGTGAAAGAGATTCTTGTTTGA
- a CDS encoding DUF1553 domain-containing protein, with the protein MLLHTETAIGGEPGGHFDNEVAPLLVRRCLNCHNSSTNEGGLNLSRSADAMAGGESGAAILPGNPQGSLLWQRIDADEMPPKEHLPSSEKELLRKWIADGARWGSDPIDPFRFSTQDRGGYDWWSLQPVTSPAVPNVSDASWPRNELDRFVLAKLESKQLAPSEQADGRTLLRRLYFDLIGLPPLLKEENGKLKEELFDIEIDLATFGDHPEAYTAVVDRLLQSPHYGERWARHWLDVIRFGESQGFERNRIRENAWRYRDWVINALNNDLPYDEFVRQQIAGDVLYPDDLDALLATGFLVCGTWDQVGHNEGSPEMRKAVRQDDLEDLVAAFGQSFLGLTTNCARCHDHKFDPISQREYYQLAAALGGVTQQEKERQGITARPDSEAYRLWTNRRDTLRRELTIHEKLVRDKYGDSGAGNPIEGLQILYLPDETIGQSLPDQSRVDPPLNLVSGGQHAFASTGPATRLVTAAKTTNEFSIEVWLTPAKDKQSGPARIVTLSKDSARRNFTFGQDGNRFDLRFRTTKTDQNGLPSLTTPNGTVTTQKTHVVYTFDLSGNVSCYVDGKHVAERQFGGDLSNWDDTFQLALGDELTGNRRWEGKLHFIGLYNKALPANQVARNFASGSRDVRAGESLEELFVRASAGERSRFQQLRQELQRLEMAEPAVPFDGVAHVIIPVQPPVFHVLARGDYRNPGDVVSPAGLDSLSRAGLPAEFGLSPDAPEADRRTKLATWVTDARNPLTSRVLVNRLWHYHFGQGIVDTPSDFGFAGGRPSHPELLDWLAQKFVSEGWKIKPLHRLIVTSATWRQASNVRNPAAQETDADNRLLWRANARRLDGESTRDAMLAVSGALNRKQGGPGFRDVAVKLGNNHEFTDPTGEFNEEVNRRTIYRLWARSGNNPLLESLDCPDPSVMLPRRPQTITPVQSLSLLNSRFVEQCAAELAKQTQREAGGRLEQQVVRMYRRTFGRTPQPMELELSGDFAEKRGLDQLGLVLLNTNEFLFVE; encoded by the coding sequence TTGCTGCTTCATACAGAAACCGCGATTGGCGGCGAGCCTGGGGGGCATTTTGACAATGAGGTTGCCCCACTGCTCGTTCGGCGATGCCTGAATTGTCACAATAGCTCAACGAACGAAGGTGGGCTGAATCTGTCGCGTTCTGCCGATGCGATGGCCGGTGGTGAAAGCGGAGCGGCAATTCTTCCGGGCAATCCGCAGGGCAGCCTGCTTTGGCAGCGGATTGATGCTGACGAGATGCCGCCAAAGGAACACTTGCCGAGCAGCGAAAAAGAGCTGTTGAGAAAATGGATCGCAGACGGGGCCAGGTGGGGATCTGATCCAATCGATCCGTTTCGTTTCTCGACCCAGGATCGTGGTGGCTATGACTGGTGGTCGCTGCAGCCAGTTACAAGTCCAGCCGTGCCAAACGTGAGCGATGCCAGCTGGCCCCGAAATGAGCTGGACCGATTCGTGCTTGCAAAACTGGAATCAAAACAGCTTGCCCCCTCGGAACAGGCTGACGGTCGAACATTGCTGCGGCGATTATATTTTGACCTGATTGGTTTGCCTCCGCTGCTGAAGGAGGAAAACGGCAAACTGAAGGAGGAGCTCTTCGATATTGAAATTGACCTGGCGACCTTTGGAGATCATCCCGAAGCATACACAGCAGTGGTGGATCGATTACTGCAGTCACCTCACTACGGTGAACGCTGGGCCAGGCACTGGCTAGACGTGATTCGCTTCGGTGAGAGTCAGGGCTTTGAACGGAATCGTATTCGCGAAAACGCATGGCGGTATCGCGACTGGGTCATCAATGCCTTGAATAACGATTTGCCATACGACGAGTTTGTGCGTCAACAAATTGCGGGCGATGTGCTGTATCCTGATGATCTTGACGCGCTGCTGGCGACGGGTTTTCTAGTCTGTGGCACCTGGGATCAGGTTGGGCACAACGAAGGTTCGCCCGAAATGCGAAAGGCCGTGCGACAGGATGACCTGGAAGATCTGGTTGCGGCGTTTGGACAGTCTTTCCTTGGCCTGACCACCAATTGCGCTCGCTGCCATGATCATAAGTTTGATCCCATTTCGCAGCGTGAATATTACCAACTGGCCGCGGCACTGGGCGGTGTTACACAACAGGAAAAAGAGCGACAGGGCATCACCGCGCGACCAGACAGTGAAGCCTATCGCCTATGGACAAACAGACGCGACACCCTCCGCCGTGAACTTACAATCCACGAAAAGCTCGTACGTGATAAGTACGGAGATTCCGGCGCAGGGAATCCGATCGAAGGGCTACAGATTCTGTACCTGCCGGACGAAACGATCGGACAGTCACTGCCCGATCAAAGCCGCGTGGATCCGCCGCTCAATCTTGTCAGTGGCGGCCAGCATGCGTTTGCCTCAACGGGACCAGCCACCCGATTAGTCACAGCGGCAAAGACAACAAACGAGTTTTCAATCGAAGTGTGGCTCACTCCGGCAAAGGACAAACAAAGCGGCCCGGCGAGAATCGTAACCCTGTCGAAAGATTCTGCCCGGCGAAACTTTACTTTTGGTCAGGATGGCAATCGTTTTGATCTGCGATTCCGCACCACAAAAACAGATCAGAACGGCCTGCCTTCGCTGACCACTCCCAACGGGACAGTGACGACACAGAAGACTCACGTTGTGTATACATTTGACTTGTCCGGAAATGTGAGTTGCTACGTCGATGGGAAACACGTTGCCGAACGACAGTTTGGTGGTGACCTTTCCAACTGGGACGATACTTTTCAACTGGCGCTCGGCGATGAGTTAACGGGCAATCGCCGTTGGGAAGGAAAACTGCATTTCATCGGGCTGTACAACAAAGCGTTGCCGGCAAACCAGGTCGCTCGCAACTTTGCATCAGGATCTCGTGACGTTCGTGCAGGCGAATCACTGGAAGAATTGTTCGTCCGCGCATCGGCCGGCGAGCGTTCACGGTTTCAACAACTGCGTCAGGAGCTTCAGCGTCTGGAAATGGCGGAGCCTGCTGTGCCGTTTGATGGCGTGGCCCATGTGATCATTCCGGTTCAGCCGCCCGTGTTTCATGTGCTGGCTCGAGGAGACTATCGGAATCCGGGCGATGTGGTTTCGCCCGCCGGTTTGGATTCGCTTTCACGTGCCGGCTTACCAGCAGAATTTGGCCTGAGCCCTGATGCACCGGAAGCCGATCGTCGGACGAAACTGGCCACGTGGGTCACCGACGCACGCAACCCACTGACTTCGCGCGTGCTGGTGAATCGGCTGTGGCATTATCATTTCGGTCAGGGCATCGTCGACACGCCCAGTGATTTCGGCTTTGCCGGCGGACGCCCCTCCCATCCGGAACTGCTTGACTGGCTGGCACAGAAGTTTGTTTCCGAAGGCTGGAAGATCAAACCTCTTCACCGTCTGATCGTTACATCGGCCACATGGCGACAGGCATCCAATGTGCGCAATCCGGCGGCTCAGGAAACAGACGCCGACAATCGGCTGTTGTGGCGAGCCAACGCACGGCGACTTGATGGGGAGTCGACGCGCGATGCCATGCTGGCGGTCAGCGGCGCGCTGAATCGCAAACAGGGCGGTCCAGGCTTTCGAGATGTGGCAGTAAAGCTTGGCAACAACCACGAATTCACCGATCCGACAGGTGAATTCAATGAGGAGGTCAATCGACGAACGATTTACCGACTCTGGGCGAGGAGCGGCAACAATCCCCTGCTGGAATCGCTCGACTGCCCCGATCCGTCCGTCATGCTTCCACGGCGACCGCAGACGATTACGCCGGTGCAGTCGCTGTCGCTGCTGAACAGCCGATTTGTGGAACAGTGTGCAGCGGAACTGGCAAAACAGACTCAGCGCGAAGCAGGCGGAAGGCTCGAACAACAGGTCGTTCGAATGTATCGAAGGACCTTCGGCAGAACACCTCAGCCTATGGAATTGGAACTGTCCGGGGATTTCGCCGAGAAACGCGGCCTGGACCAACTAGGTCTGGTGTTGCTGAATACCAATGAGTTTCTGTTTGTGGAGTGA
- the arsS gene encoding arsenosugar biosynthesis radical SAM protein ArsS (Some members of this family are selenoproteins.), translating to MTMASLTLLRQGHPLADAARQREILATCHSDTIPEFQSTLEIHSVPALRRSTLRTLQVNVGKLCNQTCRHCHVDAGPDRRELMSKEVFEHCLRVIDEGSIETVDLTGGAPEMNPHFEWFVSEVRSRNCRVTDRCNLTILTAPGYTHLPEFLAQHEVEVVASLPCYLEENCDTQRGEGVFQKSVQALQILNRMGYAADPGNLTLSLVYNPVGAILPPDQRKLEQSYRQQLKDRYDIRFNHLYAITNMPISRFLDDLLTSGRYEHYMQLLVNSFNPDALEELMCRTTLSVDWQGYLFDCDFNQMLDLPISTASGMHIREYKANLLSDQPISVGRHCYGCTAGAGSSCQGALLTLQ from the coding sequence ATGACCATGGCATCATTGACGCTGCTCAGACAAGGCCACCCACTGGCCGATGCGGCGAGACAGAGAGAAATCCTCGCAACTTGTCACTCGGACACTATCCCTGAATTTCAGTCAACACTTGAAATACACTCCGTCCCCGCTCTGCGTCGATCCACCTTAAGAACACTTCAGGTGAATGTGGGAAAACTGTGCAACCAAACTTGCCGACATTGCCATGTTGACGCCGGGCCGGATCGGCGAGAATTGATGAGCAAAGAAGTCTTTGAACACTGCCTTCGAGTTATCGATGAAGGTTCCATCGAGACTGTCGACCTGACTGGCGGTGCACCGGAAATGAATCCGCACTTCGAATGGTTTGTGAGCGAAGTGCGGAGCAGAAATTGCCGAGTGACTGATCGATGCAATCTGACCATCCTGACGGCCCCCGGATATACGCATCTTCCGGAATTCCTCGCTCAACACGAAGTTGAGGTTGTGGCATCACTGCCCTGTTACCTGGAGGAAAACTGCGATACGCAGCGTGGTGAAGGAGTCTTTCAGAAATCTGTTCAGGCTCTTCAGATTCTGAATCGTATGGGCTACGCAGCAGATCCAGGGAACCTGACACTGTCACTTGTCTATAATCCCGTCGGCGCGATTCTGCCGCCAGACCAGAGGAAGCTTGAACAAAGTTACCGGCAACAATTGAAAGATCGTTACGACATCAGATTCAATCATCTGTATGCCATTACAAATATGCCAATCAGCCGCTTCCTGGATGACCTGCTGACCAGCGGGCGTTATGAGCACTACATGCAGTTACTGGTCAATTCCTTCAACCCCGACGCTTTGGAGGAACTGATGTGTCGCACAACACTTTCAGTAGACTGGCAGGGATATCTCTTCGATTGCGACTTCAATCAGATGCTTGATCTCCCGATATCGACAGCATCAGGAATGCATATCCGTGAATACAAAGCCAACCTGCTGTCAGACCAACCCATTTCGGTGGGTCGGCACTGTTACGGCTGCACTGCAGGAGCTGGTTCCAGCTGTCAGGGTGCGCTGTTGACGCTTCAGTAA